CCTTCATCACGTCGACCGTGAACCCCCCGCCGTCCACCTCCACGACCGTGAGACACACGCCGTTGACCGCGATCGAGTCACCGGCGCGCGCGTCCGACGCGACGAGCGGACCGCGCAGCGCGGCGATGCCGCCGTCGCCGTGCCAGTCCAGCCGGACCAGCTCGCCAAGTTCCTCGACAATCCCCGTGAACAACGTTCAGCCCTCCCTTTTTCGCGGTGTGGCGGTGAAGCGCAGATCCGGCCCGACCTGGGCGATCTCGGTGTACTCCAGGTCGATGGCCTCGGCGATGGTGTGCACGCCCGCATCGGCGAGCGCGGGAGATCCGGCGCCGAGGAGCTTCGGCGCCACGTACCCGATGATCTTGTCGATCAGCCCGGCGGCGAGGAAGCCGCCGGCGAGCGTCGGCCCGCCCTCCAGCAGGGCGGCCCGGACTCCGCGCTGGTAGAGCCCCGCGAGCAGCGCCTCCAGGTCGACCCGGCCGTCAGGGCCGGTCCCGACGTCCGCCGTGGTGACCACCCAGGTCGGTGCGGCGCCGTCGCGCACGCGGGCTTTTTCGGGGGTACGACCCGTCGAGTCCACGACCACGCGCAACGGCTGGCGGATGTTGAGGGTGCCGTCGCGCAGGTTGCGCGCGGTCAGGCGCGAGTCGTCGGCGAGGACGGTGCCGACCCCGACGATGACGGCGTCGACGGTGCCGCGCAGCTTGTGCACGTCCATCCGGGCCGCCTCGGACGTGATCCACATGCTGGTGCCGTCGATGGCGGCCGAGCGGCCGTCGAGCGTCGCGGCGTACTTCCAGATCACGTACGGCCAGCCCCGCCGCACCGCGGTCAGCCACGCGATGTTGCCCTGCTCGGCCTCGCTCTCGCGGATGCCGGTGACCACCTCGACGCCGGCCTTGCGCAGCGTCTCCACACCGCCGCCGGCGAGCGGGTTGGGGTCGGCGACGGCGACGGCGACGTTGGCCACGCCGGCGCGGATGAGGGCGGCCGTGCAGGGGCCCGTGCGGCCGGTGTGGTCGCAGGGCTCCAGCGTGACGACAGCGGTACCGCCGCGGGCCCGCTCCCCTGCCTGTGCCAGCGCGACGATCTCGGCGTGCGGACCGCCCGCGTACGCGTGGAAGCCCTCGCCCACGACGTCGCCGCCGGTGTCGAGGATGACGCAGCCCACGACGGGGTTGGGACTTGTGGTGCCGAGCCCGCGGGCGGCCAGCGCTATCGCGCGGGTCATCGCCTCGTCAACGCTCGCCATGGGCGTCCCTCTCCAATGCCGGCCGGGGTGCGCGGGCAGGGAGATGGGGTGGCGTTGGGGCGGCAGATTCCGGTGGCGTCGGCGAACCGACCCCATCCAGGGGTGCCTCCGTCCCGCGCGCTAACTCCCATCCGGACTTTGACCGTCGGCCCTGGACTTACACCAGGTCCACCGGCCGTTGGCTACGACCGGGTCGCGGGCTCTCCGGGCATTGCGCCCCGATTACCGCCGGTTCGGAATTTCACCGAGCCCCGCCAGCGCGTGGTGGGTTACCCATCGAGTCTTACACGCATGTGAGGGCGGCGCACCATGGGACGCGGTCAACATCACAGCTTGGGGCCGTCGTTCCCGCTGTCCGCTTTGCGGCGATCGACCGCGATATACGACCCCGGCTGGTTTTTGGCCACCTTCTTCATTTCCGAGGCGACCGCGATGACCTCGCGCGGGTCGGCGTACTTGCGGCCGGTCGCCGTCGACTGCGCCACGCCGATCGAGAGCGTCACCAGGTGCGCCTTGAGCAGGTTGCCGCGGCGGTCGGGCACCAGCACGTAGCCCCGCTTGGCGTGCTCCGGGTCGTACAGCTCGTCGGCGGCCTGCTCGAAGTCGACCACCGCCTGCTGGGTCAGCGGCAGGATCTGGTCGGGGTGGCAGACGATCACGAAATCGTCGCCGCCGATGTGGCCGAGGAACGCGGGCGGCAGCCCGGCCGATACCACCGCGCGGTGCATGCTGCGGGCCAGCGCCGTGATGAACTCGTCGCCGCGCTCGAACCCGTACACGTCGTTGACGCTCTTGAACCGGTCGATGTCGACGTAACCGACCGCGTAGTCGGTGCCGCTGCGCATCCGGTCGAGGATCTCCCGCCGCACGCGGGTGTTGCCGGGCAGGCCGGTGAGCGGCGAGACCTCGCGGAACTCCTGGTTGCGCCGGAGCGTGGAGCGCACCCGGGCGATCAGCTCCAGCGTGTCGAACGGCTTCACAAGGTAGTCGTCGGCGCCGGCGGTGAGGCCGACCACCTTGTCGACGGTCATGCCCTTGGCGGTAAGCATGATCACGGGGAGTGCGGAGGTCATCGGGTTGGCCCGCAGGCGCCGCGTCAGCTCCAGCCCGTCCATGCGGGGCATCATCAGGTCGACCACGGCCAGGTCGGGGTGGCGCTGCTCGACCAGCTCGAGCGCCTCCATGCCGTCGCCGGCCAGCACCACCTCGAAGCCATGGATCTTGAGGTTGACGCTCACGAAGCGCGCGATGTCCTGGTCGTCGTCGACGACCAGGATCAGGTCGGGCCGCTCGACGGCCGGGTCCACGGTCATGGCCCGGCCATCGCCCGGGCGGCAAGGCCGCGCAGCTTGCGCACCGCCTCGGCCGGGTCCTCCGCGCTGTACACCGCGGTGCCGGCCACGAAGGCGTCCGCACCGGCCGAGGCCGCCTCGGCGATCGTGTCCTCGGCGATCCCGCCGTCGACCTCGATGCGCAGCTCCAGGTGGCCGGCCTTGGCGTGCCGCCGGGCGGCGGAGACCTTGTCGAGCATCGCCGGGAGGAACTTCTGCCCGCCGAAGCCGGCCTTGATTGTCATGATCAGCAGCGTGTCGAAGCTGGGCAGCAGCTCCAGGTACGGCTCGATCGGCGTGTCGCGGTCGATCGCCAGCCCCGCCTTCGCGCCCGCGGCGCGCAGGTCCTTGGCCAGCGAGACCGGGTTGTCCGACGCCTCGACGTGGAAGGTCACGTTGTACGCCCCCGCGTCCGCGTAGCCCGGCGCCCACCGCCGCGGGTCCTCGATCATCAGGTGCACGTCGAACGGGAGCGTGGTCGCCGCCCGCAGGCTCTGCACCACCGGCAGGCCGATGGTCAGGTTGGGCACGAAGTGGTTGTCCATGACATCGACGTGGAGCCAGTCTGCGGCGCCCTCGACGGCGCGGACCTCGTCGGCGAGGTGGGCGAAGTCGGCGGCGAGGATGCTCGGCGCGACGACCGGCGAAGGTGCGCTCACCCCCGACAGTGTACGGAGCCGGGCACAGCGGTTGGCAATGTCTGGTGCGACAACCGCGTCCGTGGTGGACGTTCGGCGGGTCCGGCGGGCCGGTGCCGGGTCGC
The window above is part of the Phytohabitans houttuyneae genome. Proteins encoded here:
- a CDS encoding response regulator, which translates into the protein MTVDPAVERPDLILVVDDDQDIARFVSVNLKIHGFEVVLAGDGMEALELVEQRHPDLAVVDLMMPRMDGLELTRRLRANPMTSALPVIMLTAKGMTVDKVVGLTAGADDYLVKPFDTLELIARVRSTLRRNQEFREVSPLTGLPGNTRVRREILDRMRSGTDYAVGYVDIDRFKSVNDVYGFERGDEFITALARSMHRAVVSAGLPPAFLGHIGGDDFVIVCHPDQILPLTQQAVVDFEQAADELYDPEHAKRGYVLVPDRRGNLLKAHLVTLSIGVAQSTATGRKYADPREVIAVASEMKKVAKNQPGSYIAVDRRKADSGNDGPKL
- the rpe gene encoding ribulose-phosphate 3-epimerase, which translates into the protein MSAPSPVVAPSILAADFAHLADEVRAVEGAADWLHVDVMDNHFVPNLTIGLPVVQSLRAATTLPFDVHLMIEDPRRWAPGYADAGAYNVTFHVEASDNPVSLAKDLRAAGAKAGLAIDRDTPIEPYLELLPSFDTLLIMTIKAGFGGQKFLPAMLDKVSAARRHAKAGHLELRIEVDGGIAEDTIAEAASAGADAFVAGTAVYSAEDPAEAVRKLRGLAARAMAGP
- the ribD gene encoding bifunctional diaminohydroxyphosphoribosylaminopyrimidine deaminase/5-amino-6-(5-phosphoribosylamino)uracil reductase RibD codes for the protein MASVDEAMTRAIALAARGLGTTSPNPVVGCVILDTGGDVVGEGFHAYAGGPHAEIVALAQAGERARGGTAVVTLEPCDHTGRTGPCTAALIRAGVANVAVAVADPNPLAGGGVETLRKAGVEVVTGIRESEAEQGNIAWLTAVRRGWPYVIWKYAATLDGRSAAIDGTSMWITSEAARMDVHKLRGTVDAVIVGVGTVLADDSRLTARNLRDGTLNIRQPLRVVVDSTGRTPEKARVRDGAAPTWVVTTADVGTGPDGRVDLEALLAGLYQRGVRAALLEGGPTLAGGFLAAGLIDKIIGYVAPKLLGAGSPALADAGVHTIAEAIDLEYTEIAQVGPDLRFTATPRKREG